catgatgtgaacagtcatctgaagattaattttgaaatgtctgacattgtaaagttcgactacagtcaaagttgtaaaatgcatttttttgcttGCTTTAATGTTTCTTGAAGATGTTTCTGAACTTTATTTATTGCTTTTTGTGTCGTGTGTTCTTCATGCGCACTTAAATTTTCTTCTATGTAATCATTAATCTGCTTTGAAGTATCCAACTTGTATGTAACTTTTCTGTTGGCAAGCCAACACACCTGCAATgttaattttaatcaatttttagaAATAATAGTTTCTTAGAACTGATTCAAATGATAATCGTATTTAAAGCATCTGTTGTCATTTAGCCAAAATGTTTACAAGAATATTTGTCAGAAGTCAAGTCAATGTATGAATGTTGTGGTTCCTATCTTAGGTGCAATGACTTCTGTCCTTATCAAAATTCGGGGTTGGTAGTATCACAGTTCAATTTACTCTTATcataataactgtttaaatagtTCCATTTGACAATCCctttttcttcaatttcttttttctgttttatctcacatatttttttctggttTCATGGGAAGGGGGAGGGGAGAGGGCTAATGTGAATTAGGACTATTACCTTTTGCTGATTCTGCAATTTCTTGTAAATTTGATTGTGCTTTTTAATTTCCTTTTCCAtttctttgattttcttttcaCATTGCTGGACAATCTTCTTGTCAAACCTACAACAAAGagtgttaaacatatttttaaacatgATTTGACGAAATTGTTGAaatctatcatttttttaaaaataattatagatataagaagatgtggtatgattgctgatgagacaaatatccactaaatttcaaatgaagtggattttAGCGATTAAAGACAACCatgaggccttcaacaatgagaaaaccttATACCAAAaggtcagctataaaggcccagacatgatattatgaaacaattcaaatgagaaaactaacggcattattttaaacaaaacagtttacaaaaatcAAACCAATTAACCTTGCATGGTCAAAAAGATTATAAAACTCCCAGACCTTCACGAAAACAATGGATATTAATTCAGCTCAGAAACTGAAATTATTATTTAACTTGACTATTGAATTCTTAAAAATACTTACATTCCACCAAACACATATTCTATTCCATACATCCTTGGAATATATATGGTCATTACGGCATCTGTGGCCTCCATCTCTATTATTTTTCTCTGCGAAAAGTTACTGAATCTCTGCTTGTAATACTATTCACGTCGTTGTGAAGGAATGAAGAGAACGATGGGAAGGGCCGACGTCACAATAAAGACGTCTTCCAGTTGGACGTTAAAAGAACAATACGAACGACCTCGAAAACTATTTTCGCCCATAACTCTTGGATTGGTAGACTGGGTACGTTTCTGTTAATCAAACTAATGGTACATGACAAGGTGCGACCATAGAGAATATgctcaatatgaaaataaggagatatacGGAATGTCAATGTGAATACTATCCATGCATCCGAGCactaatgaatataaaaataagaagatgcggtataattgcaccagagaccaaaagacatagaagttaacaatatcggaggtcaccgtacggctttaaataacgagcaaaacccatacctcaTATTCAGCTATTTgcggccccgaaatgaaaaatgtaagaCACCGAAGTCGATTAAAGCGATAACAAACAACCGACCGGCCTCCATGGTGGTTATTGAATAAAAACGTTACAAAAATACCTACTCGGCAAAGCGTTCCTTTGTGTCATCatatgtatttggttttgttaTGAAACTTAATTTCACAAAACATCTATTGGTTGGACTGTATATCTTCAAATGAAGGAACTAAAATGGTGTTCCACAGAAAACTCTCAACAGGCTAACACATAATTGGCTTAATTGACCATTTGATACATTTTCGCCCATAACTCTTGGATTGGTAGACAATAGAGTTAACAATATCggaggtcaccgtacggctttaaATAACGAGCATGGGGATTGTGACGTCATGCAAACATAATGGCTGCTTAAAAATTCGCTCATCTGATTCGGATAGAAGTTTACCAAATTTGGAAGCATATTCATGAATCAAAGTTTTTCAACTATCTTCATACAGAACAAAAACCAATTGCAAGACTTTAGTTCAATTTCAGGAACTTTCCAAAAGTGtatttaaactttattcaaaGCGAATATCAACCGAATCAACGTTTACCGTCACGGAAATACAGATCTGGACATATCAGACAAATTTACAAGTTGTAAAACTGGATACAAAGTTAACGGTATGAACATTAATACTAATTCAAACATTAATTAAAACTAAAACATAATTATAACTATgaaattctttatttgtttttcataacaaTGTCCTACTCGTCATAGTGCAAAATTCCGCGAAAAAGACGTCAACGTTTTCGCAACCTATAGGTCTATAAACATTGAAAAATGGATGTATACATTGACGGTGCATGTAAAAATAACGGAAAGCCGTCAGCAAAGGCAAGCTTTGGAATACTCTGGGAGAAAAATAGTACAAGAAATAGTTCTGGTCTAGTTCCAGAAACATACAAGCAAACCAATAATACTGGAGAATTATTTGCTGCAGTTAAATGCCTGCAACAAGTTCATCAACTTAATATagttaatattcaaataaaaactgaTAGCGAATATTTGGTAAGGGGGATCACCAGCGATATTACATACTGGAAAAACAACAACTGGAAGCTCAAGTCCTCCGGAAAGGATgtaaaaaacaaagaattatggTCAGAGATTGACAATTTGTCAACAAATTTAAATGTATCTTGGGTATATGTTCCGCGAGATTCTGAAAGTGAACAAATCGAGGCCGACAAACTTGCAAAAAATGCACTAAATATTAAAACAGTATCCACTAACATAATGCAAAGTCAACAACAAATCACAATTCATACAATTGATGAAAGTGAATGTAGTGATAATGATGATGAAACAATTCCGATGAAACTAGTTACCCCACGCCGGAGTACTACAATTCAAAAAGCAAAGAAAATTAGCAACAAAACCAGCTCGCCATCATTTGGTGTTATTTCCGCATTAAGAAGAATTGAAGGTTTACTTCTATCTACATCTGAAGATGTCTCAAATTTAAACGACACTGTAAACTGTCACATTGACACTTCAAATAAACAATTTCAagatatcaatgataaatttgTTTCCTTGGCAAACACAGTAAAAGTGCAAACTAGTTCAACATCAGCCTCTGTTGAAGAAGTGTTAGAACAAACCCAGATCATAAAAGCGGACATTAACTCTAATAACAAAACGTTCGTTGACAAATCTAAGAGTTTATGGGATAAACTTAACTCATTATTCCAAGAAgttaaatcattaaaggcatCAAACGAAAATATCGCTATGCAAGAACAAGTTGCCCAAATACATACCAGTACCCCAAACagcaaaagagaaaaaaataatttaacctcAACAAAAATGACACCTGGAACATACAGTAATGCAGTAAAAAGTGGATTACAGTATAGAACAAGCCAATCAACTACTCCAAACACATCAGAACCGTTTTTGAGACAAAGGGGTGAACAAATACCAAACGTTCAGTATCATGTGACAGAATTGGAACGTCCCAAATATCCATTATTTGAGAAAAACAGTAACAAGAAAAACTTATTTCTAATAGGAAGTTCTACACTAAAACGAATGTCGGCCAGAAAAATGACAACAAATAGCATCACAACAAAAGTAAAGACTATCCGTGGAGGAAGAATAAGGGATATTGAGAATTGCCTTATAGAGCATATATCTGATGGCAAACTCGACTGTGTTGATGTCATAGCTGTGCATGTTGGAACCAACAATGTGTCTGATAGAGATACTGTTCGTACTAtaataaatgattataaaaatctTATTCACACGGTAAAACAGAGCTTACCGGAAACGCAAATAATTATTTCATCAATTCTACCAAGGCCTTCAGATTACAAGTCAAACCATATTATTTCTGAAGTAAACCAGCAGTTACTAACAGTTGAAGATAATCAAGTGAAAATACTAGATAACACGTTAGACTTTTTGTACGGCAATCGTCCTAATCAATTGCTTTTTCAGGACTATGTACATACCAACGTAGACGGTGCTAAAGTTCTAAGCCATAACATTATTTCTTGTGTTAACACAATGCTTAGATTGTACGATTCAAattcacaatttgaacaaaatttttatTCGGAGAGGATACCAGGGAGGAGATATGCGCCATTAGAGACAACCAATCAAGATTATCAACATCCACATTCATTTCGTCCAAACGTCTGGAATTAGAAGAAACTTTTGAATTCTGCTCAAGTCAAGCACACGATTGTATTTTATATCATTCTATAGTTATTCTCATTGTATATGTTTGTATTGCTATTTTTCTTCTTGAGCAAAATTCAGAATGCTCCAAGTATACCCAGATCAATCCTTTTATATTCCCACACAAATCCCTTAACATCTGTCACTTAAATATAAACCATGTTTTACCAAAATTTGCCGAAATACAATACTTAATTTCGGATTCAAAATCAAACACGCATATTTTATGTTTGAGTGAAACATTTTTGTCAAGTAGTGTCAAAAATAAAGAGATCAATATTCTAGGGTACAATTTACATAGAAAAGACAGAATAGATAAATCTGGGGGTGGGCTTTTACTTTAtacttcaaaacaaataaatacgtTTAGAAGGATCGATTTGGAAATGCAAGAAATTGAGTCAATGTGGATAGAAGTTATTAATATTCATCAAAAGCCTATTTTACTAGGTTATGTATATAGACCACCTAACAGTAATGCTGACTGGGTTACTAAGTTTGAAACCATGATGTTAAAAGTTGACACTGAAGAAAAGGAAACTATTATTATGGGAgattttaatattgatataatgTCAAGTAAAAAACATGCTAAGTGGTcacacatcaaaaatattttcaacatgaGTCAAATGGTTACAGAACCTACCAGAGTAACTAAAACTTCATCTACTTTAATTGACCATGTGTATTGTAATCTGCcagaaaatattaattatattgcaGTTCCAAAATATTCAATTAGTGATCACTATCCAGTATGTATTTCTCATAAAAGAGGGTTCAAAACGAAAAAGCAAATTCATGATTATATAACTTATAgatctacaaaatattttaacgaGACTGATTTTATTCACCATTTATCTCAGTGTCCCTTTGACAGTATACTAGAAATTGATGATCCTGATGAAGCGCTactaagttttataaatatttttactgaAGTGTTAAATCATCATGCTCCTCTCATTAAAAagcgagttaaacatgtttatcaaaatcAGTGGATAAATGATGAAATTAAGGAGGGCATGAAAAAACGTGATTATTATCATAAGAAAAAAGACACATATAACTATAAATTTTGGAGAAATAAGGTTAAATACCtcatagaaaattcaaaacaaaatttttatactGAAGTATTAGAACAAGAAAAAGGAAATAGTAGCAAATTATGGAAACACTTGCATAATGTAAATGGTAGTGAAAATCATCATAACCATGCAATCTTAAATGACTGTAGTAATAAACCAATTACAGACCCTAAAAGCATTGCTGATactttcaataattattttacaaatattactgaaAATGTTAATCTTAATTCAAACTCAAGCACCAGTTGTTCTGGAAAACTTGATAATTATATTTCATGTCGTGTACCAGAAAATGTCTTTTTTACCATACCACAAATAACTAATGAATTTGTTCTCCATCAATTAATCACACTTGATGAGAAAAAAGCAACaggtcttgataatatcagtgcaaagtttttaaaaatgtcatcaCACCTAATTTCAGTTCCATTATGCCACATTTTTAATTTAAGCATAAGAAAATCAGTGTACCCATCGTTATTCAAACTGGCTAAAGTTCTaccagtttttaaaaataaaggttcaaaaaatgatgtttttaattaCAGACCTATTGCAATTTTACCATTACTATCTAAGATCCTTGAGCGACACGTAAAAACTCATTTCATGAATTTTCTAAACAAATATAATCTATTGTATGTCATGCAATCAGGCTTTCGTGCAAACCATTCCTGTCAAACTGCTATGACTTCTTTGTTAGACAAATGGTTAAAAGCCGTTGATGAAGGAAATTTAGTAGGGGCAGTATTTTTAGATCTATGTAAAGCTTTTGATCTTCTAAATCACAAACTGCTccttcaaaaattacaaaaatataaatgttcttataattcaattcatTGGTTTACTTCGTATTTAGCTGATAGACATCAAGTCGTAtcaatttcaaatactttttcagATGTATCTACATTAAAAGCAGGTGTACCTCAAGGGTCCGTTTTAGGtcctatattatttttaatatttattaatgatttgcctTTGTGTAATCCTAATCATAATCTTGATCTTTTTGCTGATGATAGCACTATTTCTGTAATTGGAAAAGACAAAAGGTATATAAGTCAGACACTCAATGTTgtattagaaaatatttgtcaatgggttgatgaaaacaaaatgttagttaatgtgtcaaaaactaagacaatgtgtataggttcaaaacaaaaactgtctGTAATGTGTAATGACACATTAAATGTATCCATTAATGGCCAAAAGATTAATGAAAGTCACTGTGAAAAAGTCCTGggtatttttgttgacaaaactcTTTCTTGGtatgatcaaattaatcatataatcaaaaaagttaattcttcattagctttattaaaaagaatcaaGAAATACTTGAATCACAATGCACGAATTCTATTTTACAATGCGTATATTCTTCCACATTTGGATTACTGTTGTTCAGTATGGGGAAACTGTAACAAGTTTTTAGTTGACAGTctactaaaattgcaaaaaagggcagctagaattattttaaacgaACACGATATTCGAAAACCATCTATTGAACTATTTAAGAAATCTGGAATCATTCCTGTTACTAAGAGAATATT
The window above is part of the Mytilus galloprovincialis chromosome 4, xbMytGall1.hap1.1, whole genome shotgun sequence genome. Proteins encoded here:
- the LOC143071058 gene encoding uncharacterized protein LOC143071058, whose protein sequence is MEATDAVMTIYIPRMYGIEYVFGGMFDKKIVQQCEKKIKEMEKEIKKHNQIYKKLQNQQKVCWLANRKVTYKLDTSKQINDYIEENLSAHEEHTTQKAINKVQKHLQETLKQAKKCILQL